A window of Pseudocalidococcus azoricus BACA0444 contains these coding sequences:
- a CDS encoding type IV pilus twitching motility protein PilT has protein sequence MELMIEDLMEQVVASGGSDLHLSAGLPPYIRISGKLTPTEYEPMTPEQCQRLIFSMLNNTQRKHLEQNWELDCSYGVRGLARFRVNVYKDRGTYAACLRALSSKIPTFEQLGLPNIVREMTERPRGLILVTGPTGSGKTTTLAAMIDLINKTRAEHILTVEDPIEFVYEPIKSLIHQRQVGEDTKNFANALRAALRQDPDIILVGEMRDLETIQLAISAAETGHLVFGTLHTSSAPQTVDRMVDVFPPAQQTQIRVQLSNSLVAVFSQTLVPKKNPKPGEFGRVMAQEIMITTPAISNLIREGKTSQIYSAIQTGGKLGMQTLEKVLADYYKSGLISYEAAISKSSRADELQRLIGSGVAAAGMH, from the coding sequence ATGGAATTAATGATTGAAGACTTGATGGAACAAGTGGTCGCCAGTGGTGGTTCCGATTTACACCTCTCGGCTGGACTACCCCCCTATATTCGGATTAGTGGCAAGCTAACCCCTACGGAATACGAGCCGATGACCCCAGAGCAATGCCAACGGCTGATCTTTAGTATGCTCAACAATACTCAACGGAAGCATCTGGAGCAGAACTGGGAATTGGACTGCTCCTATGGGGTGCGGGGCCTGGCCCGGTTTCGGGTCAATGTCTATAAAGACCGAGGCACTTATGCGGCTTGCTTGCGGGCCCTCAGTTCTAAAATTCCTACCTTTGAGCAACTGGGCTTACCTAATATTGTTCGGGAAATGACTGAGCGACCGAGGGGGCTGATCTTGGTGACGGGGCCAACGGGATCGGGAAAAACCACAACCCTAGCGGCCATGATCGATCTGATCAATAAAACCCGAGCCGAGCATATTTTGACTGTGGAAGACCCGATTGAATTTGTCTATGAACCGATTAAAAGCTTAATTCACCAACGCCAAGTGGGAGAGGATACTAAGAATTTTGCCAATGCCTTACGGGCGGCGTTACGGCAAGACCCCGATATTATTTTGGTGGGAGAGATGCGGGATTTGGAAACGATTCAGTTGGCGATTTCCGCTGCCGAAACGGGGCACTTAGTCTTTGGAACGTTACACACGAGTTCGGCTCCCCAAACCGTGGATCGGATGGTGGATGTGTTTCCCCCGGCCCAGCAAACTCAGATTCGGGTGCAGTTATCCAACTCCTTGGTGGCCGTCTTCAGCCAAACCTTGGTTCCTAAGAAAAATCCTAAACCAGGGGAGTTCGGCCGGGTCATGGCCCAGGAAATTATGATCACGACTCCAGCTATTTCTAACCTGATTCGGGAAGGGAAAACCTCTCAGATTTACTCAGCGATTCAAACTGGAGGCAAATTGGGGATGCAAACCCTCGAGAAAGTCTTGGCGGATTATTATAAATCGGGCCTGATTAGCTACGAAGCGGCCATTTCCAAGTCGTCTCGGGCGGATGAGTTGCAGCGGTTAATTGGCAGTGGAGTTGCAGCGGCCGGCATGCATTAA
- a CDS encoding GspE/PulE family protein, with the protein MVNTPPQRRALTVRRHDTPTQKALVESGYASSEQVREAMSESRKSGRSLVQVLQDVTGRAMPPDILRQYKKQQLFELKVIYGIDCLDPDLNRFPIDQIGQLIGTVLAIDICRTYQAIPISMNRESDPPYLLVAMVDPDNLEAVDNLGKALRGQGLTLRRMVITLEDYQHLITPFLEKQLQEESVKTGPAALGAIDLEEDLDAIGGLEDADGEQEVDLVDALKGAEDAPIIALVNKVLAKALQDGVSDIHIEPQEEFLRIRFRKDGVLQQAFDPLPKKIIPAVVSRFKILADLDIAERRAPQDGRIRKIFQGRRIDFRVNTLPSRWGEKVVLRILDNSSTQLGLDKLISDPESLAIVRDMTKRPFGLILVTGPTGSGKTTTLYSALAECNSPGVNISTAEDPIEYTLPGLTQVQVIREKNMNFSEILRAFLRQDPDVILVGETRDKETAKTAIEAALTGHLVLTTLHTNDAASAVARLSEMEVEPFMVSASLIGVVAQRLMRRVCTECRVAYQPTREELARFGLSSSQSLQATIYKANRLTAEEIQVAKASGAPLCSKCGGIGYKGRIGVYEILRVTERLQSLITEAAPTEQIKEAAVEEGMKTLLAYSLQLVQEGHTTFEEVERVTFTDTGLESELKAKRKSALTCRVCGAGLQQEWLDCPFCMTPRFEN; encoded by the coding sequence ATGGTCAATACCCCTCCCCAACGACGTGCTTTAACCGTGCGGCGGCATGATACCCCGACCCAAAAAGCTTTGGTTGAGTCCGGTTATGCCAGTTCTGAACAAGTCAGGGAGGCGATGTCCGAAAGTCGGAAATCGGGACGATCCTTGGTACAGGTACTACAAGATGTCACTGGGCGAGCGATGCCCCCAGATATTCTGCGTCAATATAAAAAGCAGCAATTATTTGAACTAAAAGTCATTTACGGTATTGACTGTCTTGATCCGGACTTGAATCGCTTTCCGATAGATCAAATTGGGCAGCTAATTGGCACGGTTTTGGCTATTGATATTTGTCGCACCTACCAGGCCATCCCAATTTCCATGAACCGGGAAAGTGATCCCCCCTATCTGCTAGTGGCGATGGTCGATCCGGATAATTTGGAAGCGGTGGATAACTTAGGGAAGGCGTTACGGGGCCAGGGCCTCACCCTCCGGCGGATGGTGATCACTCTTGAAGACTATCAACACCTGATCACCCCATTTCTTGAAAAGCAACTCCAAGAGGAATCCGTCAAAACTGGCCCGGCGGCCTTGGGGGCTATTGATCTTGAGGAAGACTTGGATGCCATTGGGGGCCTGGAGGATGCTGATGGGGAGCAGGAAGTTGACCTTGTTGATGCCCTCAAAGGTGCTGAAGATGCCCCAATTATTGCCTTGGTCAACAAAGTCTTAGCCAAAGCCTTACAGGATGGAGTTTCGGATATTCATATTGAACCCCAAGAAGAGTTTTTACGGATTCGCTTTCGCAAGGATGGGGTTCTTCAACAGGCCTTTGATCCCCTACCTAAGAAAATTATCCCAGCCGTAGTTTCTCGCTTTAAAATTCTGGCCGATTTAGATATTGCAGAACGGCGGGCCCCCCAAGATGGCCGGATCCGCAAGATATTCCAGGGTCGGCGGATTGATTTCCGGGTCAACACTCTACCCAGTCGTTGGGGTGAAAAGGTCGTCCTGCGGATTTTGGATAACTCCTCGACCCAATTAGGCCTGGATAAGTTGATTTCCGATCCTGAGAGTTTAGCCATTGTCCGGGATATGACCAAGCGACCCTTCGGGTTAATTCTGGTCACGGGGCCAACGGGTTCGGGAAAAACGACCACGCTGTATTCGGCCTTGGCGGAATGTAATAGCCCCGGTGTCAACATCAGTACGGCGGAAGACCCGATTGAATATACCCTACCCGGTCTGACCCAGGTGCAGGTGATTCGGGAAAAAAATATGAACTTTTCCGAAATTCTCCGAGCCTTCTTGCGCCAAGATCCGGATGTGATCCTGGTGGGGGAAACTCGGGACAAAGAAACCGCTAAAACCGCCATTGAAGCTGCTTTGACTGGGCATTTAGTTTTAACCACACTCCATACCAATGATGCGGCCAGTGCCGTCGCTCGACTCTCGGAAATGGAAGTAGAACCGTTTATGGTCTCGGCTTCGTTGATTGGGGTGGTGGCTCAGCGGTTAATGCGGCGGGTGTGTACAGAATGTCGGGTTGCCTATCAGCCTACTCGTGAAGAATTGGCCCGCTTTGGTTTATCCAGTTCCCAGAGTTTACAAGCCACGATTTACAAAGCTAACCGCCTCACCGCCGAAGAAATTCAGGTAGCAAAGGCATCTGGTGCACCACTGTGTAGCAAATGTGGGGGGATTGGCTATAAGGGGCGGATCGGGGTCTATGAAATTCTCCGGGTGACAGAACGACTGCAATCTCTGATTACTGAAGCAGCCCCGACAGAGCAAATTAAAGAAGCTGCCGTTGAAGAGGGGATGAAAACCTTGCTGGCTTATAGTTTGCAACTTGTCCAAGAAGGTCATACCACCTTTGAAGAAGTGGAGCGGGTGACCTTTACGGATACCGGCCTGGAGTCGGAATTAAAGGCGAAACGGAAAAGTGCTCTGACCTGTCGAGTTTGTGGGGCTGGGTTACAGCAGGAGTGGCTAGACTGTCCTTTCTGTATGACTCCTCGTTTTGAGAATTAA
- a CDS encoding DUF3143 domain-containing protein: MNLPAPDTPLYNHPLPLIEAWLREHGCVQHREQLHCWQLKTPQWQAWISLDIEELTVLYEAPGHQVKRAFKYSLSREDVESAVFAGP; encoded by the coding sequence ATGAACCTACCTGCCCCTGATACACCCCTCTACAATCATCCTCTGCCCCTGATCGAGGCCTGGTTACGGGAGCATGGCTGTGTCCAACATCGGGAACAATTACACTGTTGGCAGCTTAAAACACCCCAATGGCAGGCCTGGATTAGCTTGGATATTGAGGAACTCACTGTTCTCTATGAAGCACCGGGGCATCAGGTTAAACGGGCTTTTAAGTATTCCCTCAGTCGCGAAGATGTTGAGTCGGCGGTCTTTGCCGGCCCCTAA
- a CDS encoding type II secretion system F family protein encodes MATYELRVKDAQGKFKTVKQTADSIRDARITVQSQGLQVLEVKEAQKLTLKSDLDLTFLSKITVKDKAIFSRQFASLVNAGVALVRGLGVMADQCTNPKLKKVLMAVNNDIQQGGTLADAMRAHPEAFDNLYVAMIQAGETGGVLDEVLNRISKLLEDQARLDNQIKSALAYPVVVGLLAVGIFLGMVIFLIPVFDGIFKQLGGDLPPFTQFMVDLSEFLRTPQYMALLIVSIVGLVIGIRAYYKTPPGRLMFDQLLLKLPLFGELVEKTAVARFCRTFGSLSRSGVPILRSLDIVSQTAGNQVIANAIDSAKAEVQTGGMLSIAIQRARVFPVLATQMINVGEETGELDKMLMKVADFYEDEVEQSVKALTSVMEPLMIAVLGGMVGSILVAMYLPMFKIFDLIK; translated from the coding sequence ATGGCGACCTATGAATTACGGGTTAAAGATGCTCAGGGTAAGTTTAAGACCGTTAAGCAGACCGCCGATTCGATTCGTGATGCCCGGATTACTGTCCAGAGCCAGGGCTTACAGGTTTTAGAGGTCAAGGAAGCTCAGAAGCTTACTCTCAAGTCCGACCTTGACCTCACCTTTCTCAGCAAAATTACAGTGAAGGATAAGGCGATTTTCTCACGCCAGTTTGCCTCTCTGGTGAATGCGGGGGTGGCACTGGTGCGGGGCCTGGGGGTAATGGCGGATCAATGTACGAATCCCAAGCTGAAAAAAGTCCTGATGGCGGTCAATAACGATATTCAACAGGGGGGGACTCTGGCTGATGCGATGCGGGCTCATCCGGAGGCCTTTGATAATCTCTACGTCGCGATGATCCAGGCCGGGGAAACTGGGGGGGTTTTGGATGAGGTGTTGAACCGCATTTCTAAGCTCTTGGAAGACCAGGCCCGGCTGGATAACCAGATTAAATCAGCCTTAGCTTATCCAGTTGTGGTTGGGCTGTTGGCGGTGGGGATTTTCCTAGGGATGGTGATTTTTTTAATTCCGGTTTTTGACGGCATCTTTAAGCAACTCGGTGGAGATTTGCCCCCCTTTACCCAGTTCATGGTGGACTTGAGTGAGTTTCTACGGACTCCCCAGTACATGGCTTTGTTGATTGTTTCCATTGTTGGCCTGGTGATTGGCATTCGTGCTTATTATAAAACTCCCCCTGGGCGGTTAATGTTTGACCAATTGTTATTGAAATTGCCCTTGTTTGGGGAGTTGGTGGAAAAAACTGCGGTAGCCCGATTTTGTCGAACCTTTGGATCATTATCCCGCTCTGGAGTCCCTATTTTACGTTCCTTGGATATTGTGAGCCAGACGGCGGGAAATCAAGTTATTGCCAATGCCATCGACTCGGCCAAAGCAGAGGTACAAACGGGGGGAATGCTGAGTATTGCGATTCAACGGGCGCGGGTGTTTCCTGTCCTTGCCACCCAGATGATCAATGTTGGTGAAGAAACAGGTGAACTGGATAAGATGTTGATGAAGGTGGCTGACTTTTATGAGGATGAGGTGGAGCAGTCGGTCAAAGCCTTAACGAGTGTGATGGAGCCATTGATGATTGCGGTCTTGGGGGGTATGGTGGGTTCGATTCTGGTGGCGATGTATTTGCCGATGTTCAAGATCTTCGATCTGATTAAATAG
- a CDS encoding J domain-containing protein, producing MSQSSTRKLTYYDVLGIQPSASGVQVRQAYREKSKLYHPDTTQLPLSLAREKFEALNQAYAVLNSPILRQQYDLRQERLGGNAETTPSGTKAQDKKDSWRGGLGVQGVERPLSAGEIFALFILGLAFLGCLVLAIVVGISRGELMLQAWS from the coding sequence ATGTCTCAGTCCTCTACCCGTAAGCTGACTTATTATGATGTTCTGGGAATTCAGCCCTCGGCATCTGGGGTGCAAGTACGGCAGGCCTATCGGGAAAAAAGTAAGCTCTATCACCCAGATACGACCCAGTTGCCGTTGTCCTTAGCGCGCGAGAAGTTTGAGGCTCTCAACCAAGCCTATGCCGTCTTAAACAGTCCAATCCTACGGCAGCAATACGACCTGCGCCAAGAACGTTTGGGGGGAAACGCTGAAACTACGCCCTCTGGGACTAAGGCTCAAGATAAAAAGGATTCATGGCGAGGTGGCTTGGGGGTGCAAGGGGTAGAGCGGCCCTTATCCGCTGGGGAAATCTTTGCCTTGTTTATCTTGGGCTTGGCGTTTTTGGGTTGCTTAGTGTTGGCGATTGTCGTGGGCATTAGTCGGGGAGAGTTGATGCTCCAGGCCTGGAGTTAG